One part of the Terrimicrobium sacchariphilum genome encodes these proteins:
- a CDS encoding efflux RND transporter periplasmic adaptor subunit, with product MRRTVLLALVAVNAWTLAGCGPKVVGHQKGESEEAHGGHDHGESGAEGAKYSEGKGIQLMPETGKAIGLSTAEAEERELTPTVAVEAQVYRSASEPSRPGREQAGSAYATAFLPPRLASSLKTGDPASVRTGGGEFSARVWKVESISRDAVNNEEVILEIADSEALLRVGEFVSGVVTRPGGAASVVAIPRAAVLETATGKFVFVENGRFLLRTPVTTGAESADYIEIADGLYAGDVVATQPVETLYLIELRSTKGGGHSH from the coding sequence ATGAGGAGGACAGTACTTCTTGCACTGGTGGCTGTGAACGCATGGACCCTTGCAGGCTGCGGACCCAAAGTTGTGGGCCATCAGAAGGGAGAAAGCGAGGAGGCGCACGGCGGCCATGATCATGGGGAATCCGGCGCGGAGGGAGCAAAATACTCTGAGGGCAAGGGGATCCAGCTTATGCCGGAAACAGGGAAGGCCATAGGTCTTTCCACCGCCGAGGCGGAGGAGCGGGAACTGACACCGACGGTTGCGGTCGAGGCTCAGGTTTACCGGTCAGCATCGGAGCCGTCGAGGCCGGGACGCGAGCAGGCCGGATCGGCCTACGCGACGGCGTTTCTGCCGCCGCGACTGGCGAGTTCATTGAAAACGGGCGATCCGGCTTCCGTGCGCACGGGTGGCGGAGAGTTCTCCGCTCGAGTATGGAAAGTCGAGTCCATATCGCGGGACGCAGTCAATAACGAGGAGGTGATCCTCGAGATTGCGGATAGCGAGGCGCTGTTGCGCGTCGGGGAGTTCGTCTCCGGGGTGGTGACCCGGCCGGGAGGCGCTGCATCGGTCGTGGCCATCCCGCGTGCTGCCGTATTGGAGACCGCAACGGGGAAGTTTGTCTTTGTCGAGAATGGCAGATTCCTCCTGCGCACTCCCGTGACGACCGGGGCGGAATCCGCGGACTATATCGAGATCGCGGACGGCTTGTATGCCGGTGATGTCGTGGCCACCCAACCAGTTGAAACCCTTTATTTGATCGAGTTGCGCTCCACCAAGGGAGGCGGCCACTCGCACTAA
- a CDS encoding efflux RND transporter permease subunit codes for MIERIIEFSLRQRVFVLLGAIALLAAGLWSATRLPIDAVPDITNIQVQINSEVKGLAPEEIEKLVTYPLEMEMFGIPGMTEMRSLSKFGLSQLTLVFEEGTDIYRARQLVSERLQNAVDELPRGVSPKLAPITTGLGEIYYYVVDFAPGYDGVDKPKTRSEQLMELKLIHDFVVKPQLRSVPGIAEVNASGGYEKQIVILPKPEKLLSSGVTFKELSDTIGENVENAGGSVIQLGGEQIAIRSNGRVQSAEEIGNIPVKFRAGAEPLRVKDLADVEIGKNIRTGSATYNGQEAVLGAALMLSGENSRIIAKRVDDKIREVRGKLPPGVEIKTVYDRTTLVDQTIATVERNLFEGAILVVVVLLLLLGNWRAALIVSTAIPLSFLFAITGMVETRLSGNLMSLGAVDFGLIIDGAVVMVENIVRRLGLRQHELGRLLNKEERIHTVLAAAKEVGRPTFFGVLIITIVYIPLLSLVGVEGKMFKPMALTVIYALIGALILSLTLMPVLCSYFLRGRISEEDNFAIRFLKRLYEPTLRWALRMRWVVVGGAVALFVLALLIFGRLGAEFIPQLDEGSFAAHMIRTTSIGLDASVGMQERAERVLLEKFPGVAYTFSRIGTAEVATDPMGVNVADTYIFYKPLEEWPKVDGRTPTKDDLANRMSAELSVQVPGQAYLFSQPIEMRFNEILEGTRADIAVKVFGDDYAEIEKIAGEVREILEKVPGAADVEFDALGKAPLLEVTPNRAAMAKYNVHASEINDAVEHAMAGGEPGMVIDGNRRYPIVVRMPENLRAKIEEMKKLPLRTSEGGLVTLGQVADFSVEEKVNTIAREMGQRRAAIMVNLRGRDVESFVLEAQKKVAEMVRLPAGYSVEFGGQFKNLQEARSRLGIIVPVALVVIFLLIFMAFGSLRQAMLIYTGIPLAVTGGIFALWARGMPFSISAGVGFIALSGVAVLNGLMMVSYYNQLREAGESLFDAVVVGSLTRLRPVMMTAMVASLGFLPMALGHGAGAEVQRPLATVVIGGIISSTFLTLVVLPVLYQFFESRLGGGNTKES; via the coding sequence ATGATCGAACGAATTATCGAGTTTTCCCTGCGCCAGCGTGTCTTTGTGCTGCTGGGCGCAATCGCCCTGCTGGCAGCGGGGCTGTGGTCTGCCACGAGGCTGCCCATTGATGCCGTGCCGGACATCACAAACATTCAGGTCCAGATCAACAGCGAGGTCAAGGGCCTCGCCCCGGAGGAGATCGAAAAGCTGGTCACCTATCCGCTGGAGATGGAGATGTTTGGCATACCCGGCATGACGGAGATGCGGTCGTTGTCGAAGTTTGGCCTCTCCCAACTGACTCTGGTCTTTGAGGAGGGCACGGATATTTATCGCGCCCGCCAGTTGGTGAGCGAGCGATTGCAAAACGCGGTCGACGAACTGCCTCGCGGTGTGTCGCCGAAGCTTGCTCCCATAACCACGGGCCTGGGCGAGATCTATTATTACGTGGTCGATTTCGCACCGGGCTACGACGGTGTGGACAAGCCCAAGACGCGGTCGGAGCAATTGATGGAGCTGAAACTGATCCATGACTTTGTGGTGAAGCCGCAGCTACGCAGTGTCCCGGGTATCGCGGAGGTCAATGCCTCCGGAGGCTACGAAAAGCAGATCGTCATATTGCCCAAGCCGGAGAAGCTCCTGAGTAGCGGCGTCACGTTCAAGGAACTCTCTGATACCATCGGGGAGAACGTCGAGAATGCTGGCGGAAGCGTGATCCAGCTCGGTGGCGAGCAGATCGCGATCCGGTCCAATGGGCGGGTTCAGTCAGCGGAGGAGATCGGCAACATCCCGGTCAAGTTCCGCGCGGGAGCCGAGCCGCTCCGAGTGAAAGACCTCGCCGATGTGGAAATCGGCAAAAACATCCGCACGGGGTCTGCCACCTACAATGGCCAGGAGGCAGTCTTGGGGGCGGCACTGATGCTTTCGGGAGAGAACAGCCGCATCATTGCGAAGCGGGTCGACGACAAAATCCGGGAGGTCCGGGGCAAGCTCCCGCCGGGAGTGGAGATCAAGACAGTGTACGACCGCACGACGCTCGTGGACCAGACCATCGCGACGGTGGAGCGCAATCTCTTCGAGGGAGCCATCCTGGTGGTCGTCGTGCTGCTGCTCCTGCTGGGCAACTGGCGCGCTGCCTTGATCGTCTCGACGGCGATCCCGCTGTCGTTTCTCTTTGCCATCACCGGCATGGTGGAGACGAGGCTCTCGGGCAACCTCATGAGCCTCGGGGCGGTGGATTTCGGCCTCATCATCGACGGCGCAGTCGTGATGGTGGAAAACATCGTGCGGCGCCTCGGCCTCCGACAGCATGAGCTGGGCAGGCTGCTGAACAAGGAAGAGCGCATACATACCGTGCTCGCGGCGGCGAAGGAGGTCGGTCGACCGACATTTTTTGGCGTTCTGATCATCACGATTGTCTACATCCCGCTCCTGTCGCTGGTGGGTGTGGAGGGCAAGATGTTCAAGCCGATGGCCCTCACGGTCATCTATGCGTTGATCGGGGCGCTGATTCTTTCGCTCACGCTCATGCCGGTGCTTTGTTCGTACTTCCTGCGAGGCAGGATCAGCGAGGAGGACAACTTCGCCATCCGCTTTCTCAAGCGGCTTTACGAGCCGACGCTGCGCTGGGCCTTGCGGATGCGCTGGGTGGTGGTGGGCGGCGCGGTGGCGCTGTTCGTTCTCGCCCTGCTGATCTTTGGCCGGCTCGGGGCGGAGTTCATTCCGCAGCTCGACGAGGGGTCCTTTGCGGCGCACATGATCCGCACGACGAGCATCGGACTCGATGCCTCTGTCGGCATGCAGGAGCGGGCGGAAAGGGTGCTCCTCGAGAAGTTCCCGGGTGTTGCATACACCTTCTCCCGCATTGGCACGGCGGAGGTGGCGACTGATCCGATGGGGGTGAACGTCGCCGATACATACATCTTCTACAAGCCACTGGAGGAGTGGCCGAAGGTCGATGGCAGGACCCCGACCAAGGATGACCTTGCCAATCGCATGAGTGCCGAGCTCAGCGTGCAGGTGCCGGGGCAAGCGTATCTTTTCTCCCAGCCGATCGAGATGCGCTTCAATGAGATCCTCGAGGGAACGCGGGCCGATATCGCGGTGAAGGTCTTTGGCGATGATTACGCAGAGATCGAGAAGATCGCCGGCGAGGTACGCGAGATCCTTGAGAAAGTGCCGGGGGCGGCGGATGTGGAGTTTGACGCGCTAGGCAAGGCGCCGCTCCTCGAGGTGACTCCAAACCGAGCGGCCATGGCGAAATACAATGTGCACGCCAGCGAGATCAACGACGCGGTCGAGCATGCCATGGCGGGCGGCGAGCCTGGCATGGTGATCGATGGCAACCGCCGTTATCCCATCGTCGTGCGGATGCCGGAAAATCTCCGGGCAAAGATCGAGGAGATGAAGAAGCTCCCGCTCCGCACCTCGGAGGGCGGGTTGGTCACGCTCGGGCAGGTGGCGGATTTCTCAGTGGAGGAGAAAGTCAATACAATCGCCCGGGAGATGGGCCAGCGTCGCGCGGCCATCATGGTCAACCTGCGCGGGCGCGACGTGGAGAGCTTTGTGCTGGAGGCGCAGAAGAAAGTGGCGGAGATGGTCCGGCTGCCTGCCGGATACTCGGTCGAGTTTGGCGGACAGTTCAAGAACCTCCAGGAAGCCCGGTCGAGGCTCGGCATCATCGTGCCGGTGGCACTGGTGGTGATTTTTCTGCTGATCTTCATGGCCTTTGGCAGCCTGCGGCAGGCGATGCTTATTTACACAGGCATACCCCTGGCGGTGACGGGCGGCATCTTTGCCCTGTGGGCGCGTGGCATGCCATTCAGCATCAGCGCGGGAGTCGGGTTTATTGCCTTGTCCGGCGTGGCGGTGCTCAATGGCCTGATGATGGTGAGCTATTACAACCAGCTCCGTGAGGCGGGGGAGTCCCTGTTTGACGCGGTGGTGGTGGGTTCGCTCACGCGACTGCGACCTGTGATGATGACTGCGATGGTGGCGAGCCTTGGCTTCCTGCCGATGGCGCTCGGTCATGGCGCAGGTGCGGAGGTGCAGAGGCCGCTGGCCACTGTCGTTATCGGAGGCATCATCAGCTCGACCTTTCTCACGTTGGTCGTGCTGCCGGTGTTGTACCAGTTCTTCGAATCCCGCCTTGGTGGAGGCAATACCAAAGAGTCCTGA
- a CDS encoding YybH family protein: MKRCTLILALLASLTPFRLPAADASDNAAIAAIGEAYVKAFNDGNAKAISAFWLPNADYIDLDGVHHKGREAITKLFADFFAANKGVQVRIDSEALSFPTPDTAVEDGLSVVTNAQGGAPSVARYSNLFVRKDGKWFLATVRETPAATSDRSTELGALGWMIGDWQAVTKQGEKVLLSVEPGPNGNFLIIRRTILSNDTPVSGSVQWIAWDASTGGVRSWDFEDDGGFGESQWKPQGDAWTVDSVHTLRNGTKLSSSQTLTPNKNGSVTVTTANLAAGDQKAGTPEDLVFTRPTQK, encoded by the coding sequence ATGAAACGCTGCACGCTCATCCTCGCCCTCCTGGCTTCCCTCACGCCGTTCCGCCTGCCCGCCGCTGATGCCTCCGACAACGCCGCGATCGCCGCGATCGGAGAGGCCTACGTCAAGGCCTTCAATGATGGCAATGCCAAGGCCATCTCCGCCTTCTGGCTGCCCAATGCCGACTACATCGACCTCGATGGCGTACATCACAAGGGACGCGAGGCGATAACGAAGCTCTTTGCGGATTTCTTTGCCGCCAACAAGGGCGTGCAGGTCCGCATCGATAGCGAGGCGCTTTCCTTCCCCACTCCCGATACCGCCGTGGAGGATGGCCTGAGCGTCGTCACCAACGCCCAGGGAGGCGCCCCGAGCGTAGCTCGCTATTCAAATCTCTTCGTCCGCAAGGATGGCAAGTGGTTCCTCGCTACCGTCCGGGAAACCCCCGCCGCCACCTCGGATCGTTCGACGGAACTCGGCGCTCTCGGCTGGATGATCGGCGACTGGCAGGCCGTAACCAAGCAGGGCGAAAAAGTCCTCCTCTCCGTCGAACCCGGACCAAATGGCAACTTTCTCATCATCCGTCGTACCATCCTCAGCAACGACACACCGGTCTCAGGCAGCGTCCAGTGGATCGCCTGGGATGCGTCGACGGGTGGTGTGAGATCTTGGGACTTTGAGGATGATGGGGGCTTCGGCGAAAGCCAATGGAAGCCGCAGGGCGACGCCTGGACGGTCGACTCCGTCCATACGCTCCGCAATGGGACGAAACTCTCCTCCTCTCAAACTCTCACACCCAACAAGAATGGTTCTGTCACCGTCACGACAGCCAACCTTGCCGCCGGGGACCAAAAAGCCGGCACGCCGGAGGACCTCGTTTTTACCCGCCCCACTCAAAAGTAA
- a CDS encoding substrate-binding domain-containing protein gives MAAPVLSTKHFKVSKLLGEQIRFLSPGEMIPTVAELKEQYEASQATITQALERLRQQGIIERPAGKKRLVVARIGARPDFRVTLIRPLWSSPDYDSITNHIYELGLKENFGFGVHIYSSINDLNLEHALQNSDAGIVLGDLQMGADQVKAFNGSRKPVVFLRDKPAKVHRDSVWVDDVAVGRLATQHLQKLGHSRILVMLSEPSNPSSTARMQGWKQAMEKRGTAKFEQLISDCSVPSGTDSLTGSYHRFGAWLDSRKGSFTAVFCTAWTGALAVLRTLRERNIRVPEDVSVITFASELPLCDFTAPALTAMEMDVERYTREAMRLVTKHLRGTEYPVKPENIRLTPTLVQRGSTGPARR, from the coding sequence ATGGCCGCGCCCGTACTGAGCACCAAGCATTTCAAGGTTTCCAAACTGCTCGGTGAGCAAATCCGATTTTTATCGCCCGGAGAGATGATCCCGACCGTGGCGGAGCTCAAGGAGCAATATGAAGCCTCCCAGGCGACGATCACCCAGGCGCTGGAACGTCTGCGCCAGCAGGGGATCATCGAGCGTCCTGCAGGAAAGAAGCGTCTCGTTGTGGCGAGGATCGGAGCGCGACCTGATTTCCGGGTGACTCTCATCCGGCCGCTGTGGTCCTCACCGGACTATGATTCCATCACGAATCATATCTATGAGCTCGGCCTGAAGGAGAACTTCGGATTCGGGGTGCATATCTACAGCTCGATCAATGATCTGAACCTCGAGCACGCATTGCAGAATTCCGATGCCGGCATTGTCCTCGGCGACCTCCAGATGGGAGCGGATCAGGTGAAGGCATTTAATGGCTCTCGCAAGCCGGTCGTCTTTCTCCGTGACAAACCGGCCAAGGTGCACAGGGACTCTGTATGGGTCGACGATGTGGCGGTAGGTCGTCTTGCTACGCAGCATTTGCAGAAGCTCGGACATTCCCGCATCCTGGTGATGCTGAGCGAACCCTCGAACCCGTCGTCAACTGCGCGCATGCAGGGCTGGAAGCAAGCCATGGAGAAGCGCGGAACAGCGAAATTTGAGCAATTGATCAGTGATTGTTCCGTTCCCTCGGGCACGGATTCATTAACGGGCTCGTACCATAGGTTCGGGGCGTGGCTCGACTCGCGGAAGGGCAGCTTCACGGCCGTGTTTTGTACGGCATGGACGGGTGCCCTGGCGGTGCTGCGAACACTGCGTGAGAGAAACATCCGTGTCCCCGAGGATGTGAGCGTGATCACGTTTGCCAGCGAGTTGCCCCTGTGCGATTTCACCGCTCCCGCCCTCACTGCGATGGAGATGGATGTGGAGCGCTACACGCGCGAGGCGATGCGTCTCGTCACGAAGCATCTCCGCGGAACGGAGTATCCGGTCAAACCCGAGAACATCCGTCTCACTCCCACGCTGGTCCAGCGCGGGAGCACGGGACCTGCCCGGCGCTAA
- a CDS encoding SGNH/GDSL hydrolase family protein → MQIPENSKIVLIGDSITDAGRDPSGESTPWGAPGFGNGYVALINACLQVWHPERRYRVINRGTSGHNVRDLAARWQTDVLDLKPDWLSIAIGVNDVWRQFDIPLRPENAVFPEEYESTYRSLLEKTRPHVKGLVLATPFFIEPNHSDPMRIRMDEYGAIVRKLANQYDAVLVDMQAAFDRLCEHTHPMAIAWDRIHPGHVGHLALARAWLEALGFTWR, encoded by the coding sequence ATGCAAATCCCAGAAAATTCCAAAATCGTCCTTATTGGCGATTCCATCACAGACGCCGGGCGAGATCCGTCCGGGGAGAGTACTCCATGGGGTGCTCCCGGCTTTGGCAACGGATATGTCGCCCTCATCAATGCCTGCCTCCAGGTCTGGCATCCCGAGCGCCGCTATCGGGTGATCAACCGCGGCACCAGCGGCCACAATGTACGCGACCTCGCCGCTCGCTGGCAGACCGATGTGCTCGACTTGAAACCCGACTGGCTCTCCATTGCCATCGGCGTCAACGATGTCTGGAGGCAATTTGACATCCCTCTCCGACCGGAGAACGCCGTATTCCCCGAAGAATACGAATCCACCTACCGCTCCTTGCTGGAGAAGACCCGCCCGCACGTCAAAGGACTCGTACTCGCCACGCCCTTTTTCATTGAACCCAATCACTCCGACCCCATGCGTATCCGCATGGACGAGTACGGGGCCATCGTTCGCAAACTGGCAAACCAGTATGACGCCGTCCTGGTGGACATGCAGGCTGCCTTTGACCGGCTCTGCGAGCACACCCACCCAATGGCCATCGCCTGGGATCGCATACATCCCGGCCACGTGGGTCATCTGGCTCTCGCCCGCGCATGGCTTGAAGCCCTGGGATTTACCTGGCGCTGA